AAACAATTGCGGTCTTGGATTTCGAAATATTAGAAGTAAGTTTCCTTAAAGCTTGAGACATCAACCGTGCCTGTGACCCCATCTGCATATCACCCATCTCGCCCTCAATCTCTGAACGGGGAACCAGCGCTGCGACTGAATCAATTACTATACAATCCACCGCACCGCTGCGGATTAACCGGTCCGAAATTTCCAACCCTTGTTCCCCGGAATCCGGCTGAGATATTAACAAGTTCTCAACATCAACCCCGATACGTTTCGCGTATATAGGATCCATCGCATGTTCCGCATCAATAAACGCTGCAACTCCGCCATTTTTTTGCGTATTTGCTATTATATGAAGACACAACGTAGTTTTCCCTGAAGATTCAGGACCATATATTTCAGTAATCCTCCCGCGGGGAATACCTCCTATACCGGTAGCGATATCAAGCCCGATTGAACCAGTGGAGATAGATTCCAACTTAATTTTTGCAACCTTCTCACCCATTCGCATAATAGCTTCCTTACCAAACTCTTTTTCAATCTGGGTCATTGCCATCTCTAACGCTTTAGCCTTCTCAGTATCTTTCTTAACTTCCTTACCGGCATCTTTCATTTCTTCATTTTCTCTTTCTTTTACCATCACACATTCCCTCCGTTTTTTCTTTCCCTCGTTTCACCCACCATTTTTTCGAACTCCGTACTTATCACACGTTTTTCGTTCATATCTTTAAAAATTATACAATTTTTTTTAGTATAACAACCATTTATTTATACAGTAACATTATGGCGTATGCGGATATGTAAATCACAACATTAGCATAAATCCCGGCTATAATATCATCTACAACAATCCCAATCCCGCCGGACAGGTTTTGTGAGAGTTTCGCTGGAAAAGGTTTTAGTATGTCAAACACCCGGAACAATATAAACCCTGCAGTTAAAAAAATGATACTCTTTGGTAAAAGAAACATTGTAACCAAACACCCCACAACTTCATCGATAACCACCCTCGGGTCATCTTTAACACCATAAAACTTTTCTGTAATCCCGGAAGTAATAATAGCGATAATAATGAAAACAACCAGAATACCCGCTTCCGTATAAGTATTAATTTTACGATGAAGCAAAAACAAGACAACCATAGCAACAAAACTAGCAACGGTTCCCTGCCCTCTTCCTTTTATAAACCCTGTATACCCCACCCCAAAAAAAGTGGACACAATATTAGCTAATACAACAGCTATCCCGGGTTTTATATTTGTCATAAAAACAGATCCCGGTGTTTAACAAGATAATCTATCCCTGAGTATATAGTAACCACCACAGTAAGCGCTACTGAATAAAAACCAACATTTTTTGCAATTACTACCGCTCTGTCATAATCAATACCTGTATCAAACATACCGTATTTAATACCCGACAATACACATAGTACCGTAAGTATTAAAATTATTACTATCATCTGTACCGTAGTTTTAACTTTCCCTGAGGTATCCGCTGCAATAACGCGTCCGCTAGTTGCCGCGA
The sequence above is a segment of the Elusimicrobiota bacterium genome. Coding sequences within it:
- the recA gene encoding recombinase RecA, with protein sequence MKDAGKEVKKDTEKAKALEMAMTQIEKEFGKEAIMRMGEKVAKIKLESISTGSIGLDIATGIGGIPRGRITEIYGPESSGKTTLCLHIIANTQKNGGVAAFIDAEHAMDPIYAKRIGVDVENLLISQPDSGEQGLEISDRLIRSGAVDCIVIDSVAALVPRSEIEGEMGDMQMGSQARLMSQALRKLTSNISKSKTAIVFTNQLRQKIGVMFGNPETTPGGLALKFYASIRLDIRKIETLKQGDVVVGIKTRVKVVKNKVAAPFRNAEFELNPQEGISRTGELLDYGVNENIIEKSGSWFMYKNERVGQGRDNAKKYFVEHPELLDEIERVIREKYNPVVKGDE
- a CDS encoding phosphatidylglycerophosphatase A translates to MTNIKPGIAVVLANIVSTFFGVGYTGFIKGRGQGTVASFVAMVVLFLLHRKINTYTEAGILVVFIIIAIITSGITEKFYGVKDDPRVVIDEVVGCLVTMFLLPKSIIFLTAGFILFRVFDILKPFPAKLSQNLSGGIGIVVDDIIAGIYANVVIYISAYAIMLLYK